Proteins co-encoded in one Vigna radiata var. radiata cultivar VC1973A unplaced genomic scaffold, Vradiata_ver6 scaffold_134, whole genome shotgun sequence genomic window:
- the LOC106753562 gene encoding protein ASPARTIC PROTEASE IN GUARD CELL 2-like, which translates to MTVVKTLLFFLFLTITTTTCSSLASHFEQLNVEEEMAATKLKNPPKETEDLEEKQGNWKVQIVHRDKISTAPAKDHTTRFNQRMKRDFKRVSSIVNSNSHAYTEAAEEASFGSDVVSGTEEGSGEYFVRIGIGSPATYQYMVIDSGSDIVWVQCQPCDHCYNQSDPIFNPALSASFTGVSCSSSVCDQLDDAGCHQGRCRYEVAYGDGSYTRGTLALETITLGRTLIRNTAIGCGTWNQGMFVGAAGLLGLGAGPMSFVGQLGGQTGGAFAYCLLSRGSASSGSLQFGRQALPLGAAWVPLIPNPFFPSFYYVGLSGLGVGGSRLNISEDVFRVTDLGDGGAVMDTGTAVTRLPTVAYHAFRDAFLAQTTNLPRAPGLSIFDTCYDLNGFVTVRVPTVSFYFSGGQILTLPARNFLIPADDAGTFCFAFAASPSGLSIIGNIQQEGIQISIDGDNGFVGFGPNVC; encoded by the coding sequence ATGACCGTTGTCAAAACTCTGCTCTTCTTCCTGTTTCTAACCATAACCACAACCACCTGCAGCTCCTTGGCTTCCCACTTCGAACAGCTCAACGTGGAGGAAGAAATGGCAGCGACAAAACTTAAGAACCCACCAAAAGAAACAGAGGATTTAGAAGAAAAGCAGGGAAATTGGAAAGTTCAGATTGTTCACAGAGATAAAATCAGCACCGCCCCTGCCAAGGATCACACCACCCGTTTCAACCAACGAATGAAACGTGACTTCAAAAGGGTATCCTCTATCGTTAACAGTAACAGCCATGCTTACACGGAAGCAGCGGAAGAAGCGTCCTTTGGATCCGACGTCGTTTCGGGAACGGAGGAAGGTAGCGGAGAGTATTTTGTGAGAATAGGAATTGGAAGCCCTGCAACTTACCAGTACATGGTCATAGACTCGGGCAGTGACATCGTCTGGGTCCAGTGCCAGCCATGCGACCACTGCTACAACCAGTCCGATCCAATATTCAACCCCGCCCTCTCCGCCTCCTTCACCGGCGTTTCCTGCTCCTCCTCTGTCTGCGACCAGCTCGACGATGCCGGCTGCCACCAGGGAAGGTGTCGCTACGAGGTGGCCTACGGCGACGGCTCCTACACCCGAGGCACGCTCGCGCTCGAAACAATCACGCTGGGGCGGACTCTCATCCGGAACACGGCCATCGGCTGCGGCACATGGAACCAAGGTATGTTCGTGGGAGCGGCTGGGCTTTTGGGCCTGGGAGCCGGGCCCATGTCCTTCGTGGGTCAGCTCGGTGGCCAAACAGGCGGCGCCTTCGCATACTGTCTGCTCTCTCGCGGCAGCGCCTCCTCTGGCTCGCTCCAGTTCGGCCGGCAGGCATTGCCCCTGGGAGCGGCGTGGGTCCCACTCATTCCCAACCCCTTCTTTCCCAGCTTCTACTACGTTGGGCTCTCGGGTCTCGGAGTTGGGGGCTCGCGGCTGAACATATCGGAGGATGTTTTCCGGGTAACTGATCTGGGCGACGGAGGGGCCGTGATGGACACCGGCACCGCCGTCACCAGGCTTCCCACGGTGGCGTATCATGCCTTCCGGGACGCTTTTCTTGCCCAGACCACCAACCTGCCCCGGGCACCAGGACTCTCCATTTTCGACACCTGCTACGATTTGAACGGCTTTGTTACGGTTCGGGTGCCCACCGTCTCCTTTTACTTTTCCGGTGGACAGATCTTGACCCTTCCGGCCAGAAACTTTCTAATTCCGGCAGATGATGCCGGAACTTTCTGTTTTGCCTTTGCGGCTTCGCCTTCGGGGCTTTCCATTATAGGGAATATTCAGCAAGAGGGGATCCAGATTTCGATTGATGGTGACAATGGTTTTGTGGGGTTTGGACCCAATGTCTGTTGA
- the LOC106753645 gene encoding phytochrome-associated serine/threonine-protein phosphatase: MDLDQWISKVKDGQHLLEDELQLLCEYVKEILIEESNVQPVNSPVTVCGDIHGQFHDLMKLFQTGGHVPETNYIFMGDFVDRGYNSLEVFTILLLLKARYPANITLLRGNHESRQLTQVYGFYDECQRKYGNANAWRYCTDVFDYLTLSAIIDGTVLCVHGGLSPDIRTIDQIRIIERNCEIPHEGPFCDLMWSDPEDIETWAVSPRGAGWLFGSRVTSEFNHINNLDLVCRAHQLVQEGLKYMFQDKGLVTVWSAPNYCYRCGNVASILSFNESMEREVKFFTETEENNQMRGPRTGVPYFL, from the exons ATGGATTTGGACCAGTGGATCTCCAAGGTCAAGGATGGCCAGCACCTTCTTGAAGACGAGCTTCAACTTCTTTGCGAATAT GTTAAAGAGATCCTTATTGAGGAGTCAAATGTGCAGCCGGTGAATAGCCCAGTGACGGTTTGTGGTGATATTCACGGTCAGTTTCATGATCTGATGAAACTTTTCCAGACTGGGGGTCATGTGCCGGAgacaaattacatttttatg GGGGACTTTGTTGATAGGGGCTACAATAGTCTTGAAGTATTCACCATCCTTTTACTTCTAAAAGCTAG ATACCCAGCTAATATTACCCTTCTACGGGGAAACCATGAAAGTAGACAACTAACACAG GTCTATGGATTTTATGATGAATGCCAGAGGAAGTACGGAAATGCTAATGCTTGGCGATATTGTACAGATGTCTTTGACTATCTTACACTTTCTGCAATCATAGATGGAACT GTGCTTTGTGTTCATGGTGGTCTTTCTCCAGACATTCGAACAATTGATCAG ATAAGGATCATTGAAAGGAATTGTGAAATTCCTCATGAGGGGCCATTTTGTGATCTGATGTGGAGTGATCCTGAAGATATTGAAACATGGGCAGTCAGTCCCCGTGGAGCTGGTTGGCTTTTTGGATCCCGCGTCACTTCTGAG TTCAATCACATAAACAATCTTGATCTTGTTTGTCGAGCACACCAACTTGTTCAAGAAGGTCTTAAGTATATGTTCCAGGATAAAGGCCTTGTAACT GTATGGTCTGCACCTAATTACTGTTACCGTTGTGGAAATGTAGCTTCTATTCTTAGTTTCAATGAAAGTATG GAGCGAGAAGTTAAATTTTTCACTGAAACAGAGGAGAACAACCAGATGAGAGGCCCCAGGACAGGCGTTCCATATTTCTTATAA